In the genome of Triticum urartu cultivar G1812 chromosome 5, Tu2.1, whole genome shotgun sequence, one region contains:
- the LOC125508270 gene encoding zinc finger CCCH domain-containing protein 67-like: MGEASEYDGVDVAAVSARLLELVADDDVTALVDLLAAHPLLADEPAPWYSPARGAEPMTPLMVAAAYGSVACLDALLSPPHLADPNRSSASSLSTPLHLAAAGGAPSAPTTVSRLLASGADPTLLDHLHRRPSDLVALPPNSLPLKNHILSLLGARKEWPPDPSLPDIKNGAYASDDFRMYSFKVRACSRAYSHDWTECPFVHPGENARRRDPRKYHYSCVPCPEFKKGAGCRRGDMCEYAHGVFESWLHPAQYRTRLCKDGVGCARRVCFFAHTPEELRPLYVSTGSAVPSPRGAMEMAAMGMGLSSPGSSFTPPLSPSGGGSGMAWPQPNLPALCLPGSAGNLHLSRLRTSLSARAMAVDELLASGDYDNHLGSPASVRSARGKALVPSNLDELFSAEMAASHSPRYGDQGGAAFSPTHKAAFLNQFQQHQSLLSPRAAATPEPVSPMSSRLLAALAQREKMQQQTLRSMSSRDLGSSAPLLVGSPVVGSSWSKWGLPSGTPDWGADNDELGRLKRSSSFDLRSGANTDEPDLSWVNTLVKEPTPEKSSTNGTMATESIGILGRSASHHGSIAGDDSAILGGSANHREGIDGEEDAATGVIGGWLEQLQLDEMVV; the protein is encoded by the coding sequence ATGGGGGAGGCCTCCGAGTATGACGGGGTGGATGTGGCGGCTGTATCGGCGAGGTTGCTGGAGCTGGTGGCCGACGACGATGTGACGGCGCTCGTCGACCTCCTCGCCGCGCACCCGCTCCTCGCGGATGAGCCGGCGCCGTGGTACTCTCCGGCGCGGGGCGCGGAGCCCATGACGCCGCTCATGGTCGCCGCCGCGTACGGGTCCGTGGCTTGCCTCGACGCCCTCCTCTCGCCGCCCCACCTCGCCGACCCCAAccgctcctccgcctcctcgctctCCACCCCGCTCCACCTCGCCGCCGCGGGCGGCGCTCCATCCGCACCCACCACCGTTTCCCGCCTCCTCGCCTCCGGCGCCGACCCTACCCTCCTTGACCATCTCCACCGCCGGCCGTCAGACCTCGTCGCGCTGCCGCCCAACTCGTTGCCCCTCAAGAACCACATCCTCTCACTCCTTGGCGCCCGGAAGGAGTGGCCACCGGACCCCTCACTCCCGGACATCAAGAACGGCGCATACGCTTCCGACGACTTCCGCATGTATTCCTTCAAGGTCCGCGCGTGCTCCAGGGCCTACTCCCACGACTGGACGGAGTGCCCCTTCGTCCACCCAGGGGAGAACGCTCGGCGGAGGGATCCGAGGAAGTACCACTACAGCTGCGTGCCGTGCCCGGAGTTCAAGAAGGGCGCCGGGTGCAGGAGAGGGGACATGTGCGAGTATGCGCACGGGGTGTTCGAGAGCTGGCTCCACCCGGCGCAGTACCGGACGCGCCTCTGCAAGGACGGCGTCGGCTGCGCGCGCCGCGTCTGCTTCTTCGCTCACACGCCGGAGGAGCTCCGGCCGCTGTACGTGTCCACAGGCTCGGCCGTGCCGTCGCCCCGCGGGGCGATGGAGATGGCGGCCATGGGGATGGGGCTGTCATCTCCGGGATCTTCGTTCACGCCACCGCTGTCGCCGTCCGGTGGAGGGAGTGGCATGGCGTGGCCGCAGCCTAACCTGCCGGCGCTGTGCCTCCCCGGGAGCGCAGGGAACTTGCACCTGAGCCGACTGCGCACCTCGCTGAGCGCGAGGGCTATGGCGGTCGACGAGCTTCTGGCCTCGGGGGACTATGACAATCACCTTGGATCGCCTGCCTCTGTGCGGTCGGCGAGGGGGAAGGCGCTTGTGCCGTCAAATCTGGATGAACTGTTCTCGGCGGAGATGGCGGCCTCCCACTCGCCGCGGTACGGCGACCAGGGCGGCGCTGCGTTCTCGCCGACGCACAAGGCCGCCTTCCTGAACCAGTTCCAGCAGCATCAGAGCTTGCTCTCGCCACGGGCTGCGGCCACCCCAGAGCCTGTCTCCCCAATGAGCTCCCGGCTGCTCGCTGCGTTGGCGCAGCGGGAGAAGATGCAGCAGCAGACACTGCGAAGCATGAGCTCAAGAGACCTGGGTTCCAGCGCCCCGCTCCTGGTCGGCTCACCGGTGGTGGGCTCTAGCTGGTCCAAATGGGGCCTCCCCTCGGGCACCCCAGACTGGGGTGCCGACAACGACGAGCTTGGCCGTCTCAAGCGGTCGTCCTCGTTTGATCTCCGGTCTGGGGCCAACACCGATGAGCCTGACCTCTCATGGGTCAATACCTTAGTAAAGGAGCCCACGCCGGAGAAATCATCAACCAACGGGACCATGGCAACAGAGTCTATTGGCATCTTGGGCCGATCAGCAAGCCACCACGGGAGCATTGCCGGTGATGACAGTGCCATCTTGGGTGGATCAGCGAACCACCGTGAGGGCATCGACGGTGAGGAGGACGCCGCCACTGGTGTCATTGGTGGCTGGCTCGAACAGCTCCAGCTCGATGAGATGGTAGTTTAG